GGCAGACCTACCACAACGAGATGTGCAACTCCAACACCGACGCCGAGGAGACGGGCATGTGCCAGCTGGGCGCCAGCGGTGGCTTCACCGCCAGCACCGTCTACTTCGGGGCACCCGGCGCCTACAACTGGCAAGGTCTGTGCGGCCGCCGGGGTCCCCAGCCGCCTGGGTTTGCCTGGAGACCCTGCAGCACGGCCGGCCCGGGGCAGCGGGCTCCTCCCATGGGGCTGTCAcgttgcaaggggggggggggtcccagagccgGGTCCCTGCATCGGGAAGGGCTTGGATGCACATGGGGGAGtcctggagccccaggctgggggagaaggaggggcaggTGCAGTGCCGCTGGatggggggacaggaggaggagcaCTGGCCGGGaggcggctggctctggggagggagatggggagagatTCCTTTGCCTGCTGCTGGTCCCTGCTGTGGCTTGAGCTGCTCTgtatctccctcccctgctgcagggacGAGCTACGTGCTTCAGCGAGAGAGCTGGGACCTGGTCGATTTCTCCTACGCTGACCACGACAACGGCAACCTCTACATAGGTACCTTCCGCTGCTCCCTCTGCGCCCGGAGGGGACCGGCCGCCCCATCTAACAGTGCGGGGCAGGGGGGTAGAGAAGGGCTCAGGGATCCAACAGAATAGGGGTCTCGTCCCcgctctgccactgcctccctATAGGGTCCTCGGGCAACTcccacagctgctctgtgcctccgtGCCAGGTGGGTCTGTGGGACCGGCCGCCCCATCTaacagtgcagggcaggggggtagAGAAGGGCTCAGGGATCCAACAGAATAGGGGTCTCGTCCCcgctctgccactgcctccctATAGGATCCTCGGGCAACTcccacagctgctctgtgcctccgtGCCAGGTGGGTCTGTGGGCCCGGCTGACCTGCTGCCCAGCCCAGATGCTCCCTGCACCTGCGCCGTGCCAGTCGGGTTCAGCCTGGCCGGGAGTGTCGTCCATTGCTGCTAGCAGGTGGGCAGcctgacaccccccctccccccccacaggcagGTGCGAACTGGAGCAGGGGAAGCACCTTTAATTCCATGGGGAGGCTGGCAAGGGGGTCTCGTGGGGGTCGGTATCCTCTGTGCCCGGGGCTAGCTGGGCCTCCGTCCCCCCGAACCCGCTGCTGCTTTGCCCGCATGGCTGCCTGGCCCAGAGCCAGCCGGTGCCCAGCGCGGGTCCCTCTAGGTCAGGGTGAGGCGGGGTGCCCGGCTGCCAAGCAGCCTCCGTGGGCCCTGGGACCCCAGAAAGGGCATCAGCCGGCCAGGTGCTGAGCTGGCACCTCTGCCAAGCATCGGGCCTGCGTAAgactcccccagctctgtccagtttggggccaggcttgGCACCAGCTCTGGGCCACTCAGGCATCCGGGGCTGACCCAGCGGTGCCGTTGCCTGGGGTCCCCGTTACCCTGCACCTCCCGGcctgacacccctcccccgctctccaGGCTACACGGTCCAAGCCGCCAGCGCCGTCCTGCACCGGAGCCAGGTGACCCTCGTCTCCGGCGCGCCCCGCCACCAGCACGCGGGCGCCGTGTACCTGCTGAGCAACGGCTCCCAAAGCACCCTGGAGCCGAGCCTGGTGCTGCCCGGGGAGCAGGTGGGCTCCTACTTCGGGAGCGCCATCGCCCTGGCTGACCTGGATAGCGACGGGTGAGCCCGGAGCCGGGAGCCTCCGCCTGACGGGGGCCGGGAACCCCCGAGCTCCATGGCCCTTAGCGGGGGGCAGCgttccctgggagccgggcgctcGAGCGGCTCATGGGCAGGGCGCCCCGCCTGGGTTTTGTCGCTGTTGGTGGTGCACAGACACGCTGCCTCAGTGCGCACAGAACAATTATCCCGCACATGGCTGGGAAAAGATTGGAGGGCGCATTGGCCGGGGGTGTCTGTGACCCAGAGCTTGGGGGATTTCCATAGCTCGGCTTGGGGGGCCCAATAGCTTGGAACTGGGGGTCTCTGTAGCTTTGGGGGGAGCTCCTGAGCCCAGCTCTTTGGGGGTCTCCGGAACACGCCGGGTCTgcagctccccggccccgccggtGCCCCGTGGCCCTGACCCTGCCCTTCTTGGCCCATCCGGCAGGTGGCAGGACCTGGTGGTCGGGGCCCCGTACTACTTCGATCGGAAGCAGGAGGCAGGCGGCGCCGTTTACGTCTACATGAATGAGGCCGGCAGCTTCCGGAGCCGGGCCAGCCTGGCTCTCAAGGGCCCCAGCAGCTCCGGCTTCGGCTTCGCCGTGGCCAGCATCGGAGACGTCAACCAGGACGGCTTCCAGGGTGAGGGTCGTAatgggctgtgacgtagtgggggggactTGCTGGGcggtggtgacccctgctgtctggagcaagacccagcagggaaaacctcactatgcaaaggtaccaTAGGGTGGAACCagcctaccccccatggggagaaacaaagggaggtggatgctgccctggctggggggcagggctgggagagggggagttagttcctgtctggaaagcagggaagaaggagctggggagggggctgggactcccccttctcaaggggggcactgaggcctcttagccccagttcctgtaaccagatcacatctgtgctatgctgtatcctggaggagcaataaaccaccctcaattccactggctggtggagtctgtttgtgccatttcggggtgcaggagacgggggacccccaacacgccgtcacatgGGCGACCTCGGGGCTCCTGTGGGTTGGGGGCAATGGAGTGCTGGGGGCCAGGGAGGTAGAAGGGTGGGCTTGGAAGGGGTGGCTGGGAGGTGTCCTAGGGGTGCAGTGGCTGGGCTTCGGGAGCTAAGGGGGTATGGGGCTGGTGTGGGATTGGGGCGAATGGGGGGCTTGGGATAGTGTGGGATTTAGGGGTGTCAGGATAGTGTGTGGGGTTAGGAatttggggggctctggggctggtttGGAGGTGCCAGGGAACAGTGTGTGGGGCTGGTATGGGGGTTTTAGGGGATAGTgtgtggggggctctggagctggtttgggggtggggtgggcaggggtttggggttctCAGGAGACAGCATGGGGGGCTAGAGCAGAGATACAAGAGGGGCTCTGAGGTGACCGGAGTTTGGGGGCTCGTGAGGGGTGGGGATTgtctgagggggctggaggagcccggctgaccctttgtttctccccacaGACATCGCCATTGGGGCTCCCTTCGAGGGCCCCGGCAAGGTCTACATCTACCACAGCAGCTCGGGGGGGCTGGTGGCCAAGCCCCGGCAGGTAACGGCCCCTTGCGCACccccgggggagagggtggggggaggggtttctaGGGTCCTGCCCCACGAGTTGCAGGCCCACGGGTGGTGCTGGAGGGGCCGCGGGtgactccccctctccctgccccacaggtgATCagcggggcagagctgggcccgTCCGGCATCCAGACCTTCGGCTACTCCCTGAGCGGGGGGCTGGACGTGGATGGCAACTCCTACCCCGATGTGCTGGTCGGGAGCTTGTCGGAGCGGATAGCTCTGCTCAGGTGCGGTGGCCTCTGAGGGGCCAGTCCTGTCTCTGGACACAAGAACAGGAGgttttgggcagggggaggggtgggctctGGTGGCATCCGCGGGGATTGAACTTGGGACCCTCGGCGGGGGCCCCGCTGACCTGCATGAGCCAGAagtcagcagcaggggagggatgggggctggTGAGCCAGGGCATAGCACTGCTGCCCCCTACAGGCACGAGGGGGCGTCTCCTCTCCTGGGCCCATTCAGCCGTCAGTGCtgccggggccaggctggggaccCTGAGCAGGCAGCGGGCGTCTGGGGCCGCCTGGAACCAGGCGAGAGGCCCTGagtgccctgccctgtgccccctgcgctGCGCAGGACCCTGCCTGGGGAGCCGAGAGCGGGGTGATGAGagagcagcccagcccctggcctagagcagggggcagaggctgctcctaaccgcccccaaaccctccacgggcccccagacctccccccgTTGGGGAGCTGCGAGGGGCCAGGCAGGCCCTGGCGCTGGCGGGCAGAGGTGGCTTGGCTGATCTCTCCCCTCTCTCCGCCTGCCCAGAGCTCGGCCTGTGATCAACATCTTGAACAAAACCCTCACGGTGAGCCCCAGCGTGGTGGACCCGGCCAagtgcaccccaagctcctggtaaggccccccccatcccccccgactggctgggcccctgggggCGCCCGCTCCGCCGAGCACGGCGAGGACGAGCCAGCAGGGCGAACGGGCCCTGCTGCCGGTCCTGCCCCTCCCGGCTGCCTCTCACCccggcctcctctgccccccaccccagcatccaGGTGCAGATCTGCTTCGCCTACAACCAGAGCGCCGGGGACCCCGCCTACAAGGAGCGAATCAGTGAGTgagctggagagggaggggcgtgcgtgcgtgtgcgtgtgcgtgtgcgtgtgtgtgtgtgcatgtacacatGCGTGTGCACCCACGTGCACCGAGCGAGAAGCGACGGGAGTAGTGGGCTGTGTGTGCACAGGTCCAGTGTGAGCAATGGGGGGGCAAGATGCAGGGGTGAAGGCAAGTGGGGGGAGGTTCGGGGATCCAGGAGGCTGCCTCAAACCGCACTGAACTTAGGCTGGGGGGCggatgctgcagcagcagcgggtgACTCCCTTGTGTGCAGAGGTGGGTGTGTCCATGCACGAGCACTAGTGTGCGGATGCATGCGGTGGGGTGCGCGCGCGGTGGTGAGGGCGTGTTCAGcggtgcgtgtgtgttacacatGTGGACGTGTATTTGTAATGGTGCACGTGGTGGTGTCGGGTGCTGTtggggtgcgtgtgtgtgggtgCACGAGCTGCAGTGGTGCATGTGCActggggtgtttgtgtgtgtggggcgtGCATGGGGGCAGGTCTCTGAGCGGGTTCTCCccggctgtccccagccctgctgtacacCCTGGAGGCCGACCGGGACCGGCGCCCGGCACGGGTGAGGTTCGCCGGGTCGCACTCGGCTGTTTACAAAGGCACCTTCCCCATGCCCGACACCAAGTGCCAGGACCTGCAGCTCCTCCTGCTGGTGAGCAGAGGGCAGtgcagctgggggtggagggggtggtggCCGGGAGCGAGGgagacgggcggggggggggggagggaagggggtggtaGCCGGGAgcgagggaggcgggggggcggggagggaagggggtggtggCCGGGAgcgcgggaggcgggggggcggggagggaagggggtggtggccgggagcgagggaggcgggggggggggcggggagggaagggggtggtggccgggagcgagggaggcggggggcggggagggaagggggtggtggccgggagcgagggaggcgggcgggggcggggagggaagggggtggtggccgggagcgagggaggcgggggggggcggggagggaagggggtggtagccgggagcgaggggggcggggagggaaggggggtggtggcCGGGAgcgcgggaggcggggggggcggggagggaagggggtggtagccgggagcgaggggggcggggagggaagggggtggtggCCGGGAgcgcgggaggcgggggggcggggagggaagggggtggtagccgggagcgaggggggcggggagggaagggggtggtggCCGGGAgcgcgggaggcgggggggcggggagggaagggggtggtggCCGGGAGCGCGGGAGGGGGCGTGGCGGCCGCAGGGTCCCTGGTGCTGCAGCAGGTGACAGACAGCTGAgtccccagggctggctgccccgtggggctgggggctctggggaggggggaggctctggcaGCCGCAGGGAGCCGGCTCTGGTCTGGGCGGGTTCTCGCCAGCCATGCGACCCGCCGTCCCGCTGCAGGAGAACGTCCGGGACAAGCTGCGCCCCGTCACGCTGCACATGAACTACTCCCTGGAGGAGAGGCCCAGGCCCTTCCAGCTGGGGCCCCGCTCCCTCGACGCCTTCCCCGTCCTGAACGAGGATCAGCCCCAGGACGACAGCACCGAGGTGGGTCACCCCGAGCGCCCGCgaagggggccgggccgggcggaggggggcgggctggccAGGGCTCCGGActggcaggctgtggggcggAGAAGCTTGTTGGAacaggggctgagcaggggctcCTGGGTCCCATTGCTGGCGCTGACAtgggctccccggcggggggagggggctctgctgctggccccaagcCCGGGGGCCCGGCTGCCTCCCCGCgccccagctggctctgcagcCGGGGGCTTTGCTCTTGACCTCAGCGGGGGCTGGACcggagcaaggggctggatttCACTCTTAACGATGTTCCCCTGCCGCCGGGAGGGAGGCGtcagctgctccagcatcccgaGGCCTCGCCCTGCGGTAGGGAGGTTTCACTAGCTCCCGGAGAGCTGCTGGATAACGGCCTACTGCTGCTCCTGGCTGACGGAGCACCTCCCTCAGCTCCCGGGGCACAGGCCAGGCCGCCAAGGGGCTGGGCAGCGGCGTGAGTGACCCCTGCCCTTGTCAGATTAACTTCCAGAAGGAGTGCGGCCTGGACAACACGTGCACCAGCAACCTGCAGCTGCAATGCGCCTTCGTCGGCGAGCAGAACCAGCCGCTGCCCCGGTGAGCGTCGGCAGAGCTGCCAGCTCGGGGATCCCTGTGGGCCCTCCCGCGGGGGGCAAAGGGGTTCCTGTGTGGCCCCGGGTTCCCCTCTTGCATGGGGCCGGTCACCCCCGCCTGCGTGGCTGCTGccccctggggtgggggccggggccgCCCACGCTGAGCCCTGTTCCCCCGCGCAGGCTGAAGGGGACCCAGGTGCTGCAGTACAGCCGGGACGTCCGGAAGCTGCACCTCAGCATCAACATCACCAACGACGGCGAGGACGCCCACGAGGCCCTGCTCAACATCACCGTGCCCCCCGTGCTCCTGCCCTCCTCCGTCCGGCCCGTAAGCGCCCCCCACCTGCATCCGGGGAGAGTCGGGCGGGGAGGTGGCCagcggccccccagccctgcgggtgGAGGACCCCCTGTCCGTCTGTCCGTCTGTGCGAGTCCCAGGGCAGGCTCTGCCCGTTGAAAGCCTGGGCGGCGGGCGGCTGGGATGCTCTTGCCCCCCATCGCCGCTGGGGGTGCCATGCCCCGACAGGGCCCGTAAGGGGCTCCCAGGCGACAGGCCTGTGCCCCCACAGtggggggcagcctggagcccaaCCGCCAGCGTGGGGGCGGGATGTGGGGCTGCCTTTGCTCTGCTGCCGGGGCCCTTGGGGGCGGCAGGTATCGAGGGACGAGGGGTGGAGGTGGGCGgctgcgggggctgggctgggcgggaggggggggtctctcgGGGGATGGGCCCGGGGGCAAGCTGACggtgacccctcccccacagagcggCGCCTGCACCTTTGGGGAGACGGTGCTGTGTGACCTGGGAAACCCCTTCAAGAGGAACCAGAGGGTGAGCAGCGCCCGGCCCCACACGCCCGGCTCGGAGGGCAGGGTCccgaggggggagggagcggggcacAGCCAAGCAGGGCAGCCTGTGGGCACCAGGGTCCGAGCTGCCCGGGGGCGCCCACTGGCGATCCAGTGAgatctgcccttcccccacctcagaggctgggccaggctgtgTCCGGGGTCTTGGGGGGCAAACCCCATGCCAGGCTCAGCcgcaccagccccctgctctgtccctcgTCCCAGGCGGAGCTGGTCGTCACCTTCGAAGCCATCGGCATCACGCTGGACACCCGGGAGGTCAGCGCTCAGCTCCAGCTCTCCACGTGAGTccccgtggggctgggaggggggtgggggagacccaGCCGGGAAGCCAGGCCAGGCCTCT
This genomic interval from Pelodiscus sinensis isolate JC-2024 chromosome 29, ASM4963464v1, whole genome shotgun sequence contains the following:
- the ITGA3 gene encoding integrin alpha-3, coding for MDRGRLPLLCLAWGALGCGGCAAFNLDTRFVVLKEGATPGGLFGFSVALHHQTEGLDRHLLLAGAPQDVAAGPGNAMRTGAVYSCPLSASVNDCERVAIEEKSDPQTNIVEGMWLGVTIASQRQPAGRVLACAHRYTRVLWAGTEDQRRMVGKCYVRGNDLQQQLSDDWQTYHNEMCNSNTDAEETGMCQLGASGGFTASTVYFGAPGAYNWQGTSYVLQRESWDLVDFSYADHDNGNLYIGYTVQAASAVLHRSQVTLVSGAPRHQHAGAVYLLSNGSQSTLEPSLVLPGEQVGSYFGSAIALADLDSDGWQDLVVGAPYYFDRKQEAGGAVYVYMNEAGSFRSRASLALKGPSSSGFGFAVASIGDVNQDGFQDIAIGAPFEGPGKVYIYHSSSGGLVAKPRQVISGAELGPSGIQTFGYSLSGGLDVDGNSYPDVLVGSLSERIALLRARPVINILNKTLTVSPSVVDPAKCTPSSCIQVQICFAYNQSAGDPAYKERITLLYTLEADRDRRPARVRFAGSHSAVYKGTFPMPDTKCQDLQLLLLENVRDKLRPVTLHMNYSLEERPRPFQLGPRSLDAFPVLNEDQPQDDSTEINFQKECGLDNTCTSNLQLQCAFVGEQNQPLPRLKGTQVLQYSRDVRKLHLSINITNDGEDAHEALLNITVPPVLLPSSVRPSGACTFGETVLCDLGNPFKRNQRAELVVTFEAIGITLDTREVSAQLQLSTQSTQEDLQPVWAALLVDYTVQASLSMTSLLLQTSFSGKVMGESAMRGEEDVGSPVRFDFQVNTKGESLGSLGTVVLGFQWPYEIPNGKWLLYPTEILVSGNRSGRCRPPGHVVNPLNLTLLDGGSSSRQKRDLEAELPADAPVTLATSKKAMSETLLSCSKGTSRCIWFECPIQDSRHITTISIRARVWNSTFIEEFRDFDRVKVDGQATLFLKTHVPTISMKNHTVRFFVDIDSELVEEQPAEIELWLVLVAVGAGLLLLGLIILLLWKCGFFRRASTRAMYEAKGQKAEMKIQPSETERLTDDY